A stretch of the Filimonas lacunae genome encodes the following:
- a CDS encoding carbohydrate kinase family protein: protein MKSYILAIGELLVDAISTTTVNSLSEAKAFTIVAGGSPANFCRFLNYCQTPSRLVAAVGEDGLGAQLLQQLKQEGMDTRYISRNKNLATSLIVVGKTIGTPDFIPYREADRFITPVSSSLLSGAALVHTTAFALSAEPARKVILNAFAAAATSGIPVSIDWNYAEKIWGPYNDAPAIWNELQQYAPLIKISMDDIQRFEGRELTESEARCRLDKIRCRAICLTCGANGVYYRVSEGDWQHMPAKPVAVKDATGAGDAFWAGFISAWFQEFTIEACVAKGMDSAVCKLSGQW, encoded by the coding sequence ATGAAATCTTATATACTGGCGATAGGGGAATTGTTAGTGGATGCGATATCCACTACTACAGTCAATAGTTTGTCAGAAGCAAAAGCATTTACTATTGTAGCAGGTGGCAGCCCTGCTAACTTCTGCCGTTTTTTGAATTACTGTCAAACGCCTTCCAGGCTTGTTGCTGCAGTGGGAGAAGATGGGCTGGGTGCTCAATTGCTGCAACAGTTAAAGCAGGAAGGGATGGATACCCGCTATATTTCCCGGAATAAAAACCTGGCTACGTCGCTGATTGTAGTAGGTAAAACTATTGGCACGCCTGACTTTATTCCTTACCGGGAAGCAGATCGTTTTATAACGCCCGTAAGCAGCAGCCTGTTGTCTGGCGCTGCACTGGTGCATACCACAGCATTTGCGTTGAGTGCTGAGCCAGCCCGCAAAGTGATATTGAACGCTTTTGCTGCCGCTGCCACTTCCGGGATACCGGTATCGATAGACTGGAATTATGCAGAGAAAATCTGGGGGCCTTATAATGATGCTCCTGCTATCTGGAATGAATTACAGCAGTATGCGCCTCTTATTAAAATAAGCATGGATGATATTCAGCGTTTTGAAGGCCGGGAACTGACAGAATCGGAGGCCAGATGCAGACTGGATAAAATACGGTGTCGTGCCATATGCCTTACCTGTGGTGCCAACGGTGTTTATTACCGTGTATCGGAAGGAGACTGGCAGCACATGCCGGCAAAACCTGTGGCTGTAAAAGACGCCACAGGTGCCGGTGATGCTTTTTGGGCAGGTTTTATCTCTGCCTGGTTTCAGGAATTTACCATAGAAGCCTGTGTTGCGAAAGGTATGGATAGCGCAGTGTGTAAACTATCCGGACAATGGTAA
- a CDS encoding MFS transporter — protein sequence MKKPTLSFWSIINMNVGFFGIQYSFGLQQTNMTPIYAYLGAQPEQIPLLNLAGPMTGLLVQPIIGAMSDKTISRFGRRRPYFMIGAICCSLCLLAMPFSSSLWMAAGLLWMLDAANNMTMEPYRAFVSDQLPVQQHATGFLSQSFFTGLGITLANLTPSLLVSLGWIRLNARSSNHIPYTTYAAFLIGAAVSIGSVFYSVLTTREYPLTAEEEAAIRQQPSGVRAVFTAIFSAIRHMPVVMRRLALVYLFNWYAMFIYWQFITLCLARTIYHTSDPASEGFSAAQLLTGKVNGMYNIVTFCTAFGLAWLSARIQAKRVHAFSLLLAGAGLLLLPFIQQPGWLILSMAGLGIGWASMMGTPYVILAGQIPPQQTGVYMGILNMCIVLPMLLETVSFRYVYHHMLQASPERAIQLAGGLLLVSALLTLRISILKTKEK from the coding sequence GTCCATTATTAATATGAATGTCGGTTTCTTCGGCATCCAGTACAGTTTTGGACTACAGCAAACTAATATGACGCCTATATATGCCTACCTGGGGGCGCAGCCGGAACAGATTCCGCTGTTGAACCTGGCAGGTCCGATGACAGGGCTGCTGGTGCAGCCCATCATTGGGGCGATGAGTGATAAAACGATCAGCCGGTTTGGCCGCAGGCGTCCTTACTTTATGATCGGGGCAATTTGTTGCAGCCTGTGTTTGCTGGCGATGCCTTTTAGCAGCAGCTTATGGATGGCGGCCGGTTTGCTGTGGATGCTGGATGCGGCTAATAACATGACTATGGAGCCTTACCGGGCTTTTGTAAGTGACCAGTTACCTGTGCAGCAACATGCCACTGGTTTTCTATCACAAAGCTTTTTTACAGGATTGGGTATTACGCTGGCAAACCTTACGCCTTCTTTACTGGTATCGCTGGGTTGGATACGGCTGAACGCCCGAAGCAGCAATCATATTCCTTATACCACCTATGCTGCTTTTTTAATAGGGGCTGCGGTGTCTATAGGTTCTGTATTCTATTCTGTACTTACTACGCGCGAATATCCTTTAACAGCGGAAGAAGAAGCGGCCATACGGCAACAGCCTTCCGGCGTGCGTGCAGTATTTACAGCTATTTTTTCGGCCATACGGCACATGCCAGTGGTGATGCGCAGGCTGGCGCTGGTGTACCTGTTTAACTGGTATGCCATGTTTATATACTGGCAGTTTATTACGCTTTGCCTGGCACGTACTATTTATCATACCAGTGATCCGGCTTCGGAGGGGTTCAGCGCTGCCCAGTTATTAACCGGTAAAGTCAATGGTATGTACAACATTGTTACGTTTTGTACAGCTTTTGGGTTAGCCTGGCTATCTGCCCGCATACAAGCCAAAAGAGTGCATGCGTTTAGCCTGCTGCTGGCAGGGGCGGGGTTACTGTTACTACCGTTTATACAGCAACCTGGCTGGCTAATACTGTCCATGGCAGGGTTGGGAATTGGCTGGGCCAGTATGATGGGAACGCCTTATGTAATATTAGCCGGACAAATACCGCCGCAACAAACAGGTGTGTATATGGGTATATTGAATATGTGCATTGTGTTGCCTATGTTGCTGGAAACAGTGTCTTTCCGTTACGTTTATCACCATATGTTACAAGCCAGTCCGGAGCGTGCTATTCAACTGGCAGGCGGTTTATTGCTGGTGTCGGCACTGCTTACCCTGCGCATAAGTATTTTGAAAACAAAAGAGAAATGA
- a CDS encoding TlpA disulfide reductase family protein yields MNKNMLSLILLLPVCAGAQKGYTIKGSFSHLPSPAKVYLAYSIHNNRVEDSAEVNNGQFAFTGQLPTPVQASLYLKHDNNAVNTYHNVDGLDVFIENATMTITGVDSMKTAVLKGSVSNEENQLLLTQRAPHLKAINAVLDQAEKMTPAERAADTAPMQSLRYQRDTHVKAIDSLYKAFIASHRQSYVALDAFFSHELMGNFDAVAADREFKLFPEALRTSFTGEKIAARIHKALSVSIGTIAPDFTQNDLAGKPVTLSSFKGRYVLIDFWASWCKPCRAENPFVVKAYQQFKDKGFEILSVSLDASHDDWAKAVEKDGMPWTHVSDLQFWKNAVAVKYGISSVPSNFLLDPSGKIVAKNLRGNKLAETLSTLLH; encoded by the coding sequence CTGCTGCCCGTATGCGCAGGAGCCCAGAAAGGCTATACCATCAAAGGGTCATTTAGCCATCTTCCCTCCCCCGCAAAGGTTTACCTGGCATATAGTATCCATAACAACCGGGTGGAAGACTCAGCCGAAGTAAACAACGGCCAATTTGCATTTACAGGCCAGTTACCCACTCCTGTGCAGGCATCGCTGTACCTGAAACACGACAACAATGCCGTCAATACTTACCACAACGTGGACGGCCTGGATGTTTTTATCGAAAACGCCACCATGACTATTACCGGGGTGGATTCGATGAAAACTGCTGTATTGAAAGGCTCTGTATCCAACGAAGAAAACCAGCTGTTGCTTACCCAACGCGCTCCTCACCTGAAAGCGATCAATGCAGTACTGGACCAGGCAGAGAAGATGACGCCTGCTGAAAGAGCGGCCGATACGGCACCGATGCAATCACTAAGGTATCAACGGGATACGCATGTAAAAGCCATTGACAGCCTGTATAAAGCTTTTATTGCCAGCCACCGGCAGTCTTATGTAGCGCTGGATGCCTTTTTTAGCCATGAACTTATGGGCAATTTTGACGCTGTGGCGGCAGACAGGGAATTTAAATTATTCCCCGAAGCACTGCGCACCTCGTTTACCGGCGAAAAAATAGCCGCCCGTATTCACAAAGCACTGAGTGTAAGCATTGGCACCATAGCACCCGATTTCACGCAAAACGACCTGGCAGGTAAACCTGTTACCCTGTCCAGCTTCAAAGGCAGGTATGTGCTGATCGATTTCTGGGCCAGCTGGTGCAAGCCCTGCCGCGCCGAAAATCCGTTTGTAGTAAAGGCTTATCAGCAATTTAAAGACAAAGGTTTTGAAATACTCAGCGTTTCGCTGGACGCATCGCATGACGATTGGGCTAAGGCAGTAGAAAAAGACGGCATGCCCTGGACGCATGTTTCTGATTTACAATTCTGGAAAAACGCAGTGGCCGTAAAGTATGGCATCAGCTCTGTACCCAGCAATTTTCTGCTAGACCCTTCTGGTAAAATCGTAGCTAAAAACCTGCGTGGCAATAAACTGGCAGAAACATTGAGCACATTACTGCATTAA
- a CDS encoding amylo-alpha-1,6-glucosidase — protein sequence MRMNVAYYHSAISLLEQASSSAGFVAAVNEQDNYRRVWTRDGVICSIAALLSKETQLVTTALATLHTLFTHQHSAGFMPSNVHPVSGAVSYGGVAGRADAPAWAVIGVCLYTLHTGDDEPAIQYRQQVEKCIAVMDAWEFNGRHLVYVPQSGDWADEYIQHGYVLFDQLLRVWALQLAAHVYRRSDWAEKGAAIAQVINNNFWKPTQGGTCYSPTVERMWQKTGESSYWLAGFNPSRFYTYFDLQANTLALLLNMGNARQQQQVVGYIHDMLQQYQLVPGFYPVIETGSPDYRELSDNYAFHFRNRPHEFHNGGLWPVWNGFLVMALAQTGNQALASRLALSLHQVNQHPQSPFNECFHGLTALPCGVPQCAWSAAGSVIAECALSGKFLTTSFT from the coding sequence ATGAGGATGAATGTAGCTTATTACCACTCCGCTATCAGCTTACTGGAGCAGGCTAGTAGTTCTGCCGGTTTTGTAGCGGCGGTGAATGAACAGGATAATTACCGGCGTGTATGGACGCGTGATGGGGTAATATGCAGTATTGCTGCTTTATTAAGTAAGGAAACACAGCTGGTAACCACCGCATTGGCTACGTTGCATACACTTTTTACACACCAGCATAGTGCCGGTTTTATGCCCAGCAATGTACACCCGGTTTCAGGGGCTGTTAGTTATGGCGGGGTAGCTGGCCGTGCAGATGCGCCGGCCTGGGCAGTAATTGGGGTGTGTTTATATACTTTACATACCGGCGATGATGAACCGGCCATTCAATACAGGCAACAGGTGGAAAAATGCATAGCTGTAATGGATGCCTGGGAGTTCAATGGCCGCCACCTGGTGTATGTGCCGCAGAGTGGCGACTGGGCCGATGAATATATACAACACGGTTATGTGTTGTTTGATCAGTTATTGCGTGTATGGGCTTTGCAGCTGGCGGCGCATGTATACCGGCGAAGCGACTGGGCTGAGAAAGGAGCTGCTATTGCACAGGTAATAAATAATAATTTCTGGAAACCGACACAGGGTGGCACTTGCTACAGTCCTACGGTAGAGCGTATGTGGCAAAAAACAGGGGAGAGCAGCTACTGGCTGGCAGGCTTTAATCCTTCCCGCTTCTATACTTATTTCGATCTTCAGGCCAATACACTGGCTTTGTTGCTGAATATGGGTAATGCCCGGCAACAGCAACAGGTGGTAGGCTACATTCACGATATGCTACAACAATACCAGCTGGTGCCCGGTTTTTACCCGGTAATAGAAACGGGTTCACCCGATTATCGCGAACTGAGTGATAACTATGCTTTTCATTTTCGTAACCGCCCTCATGAATTTCATAATGGTGGCTTGTGGCCGGTATGGAACGGTTTTCTGGTAATGGCTCTTGCACAAACCGGTAACCAGGCCCTGGCATCACGTTTGGCTTTATCACTGCACCAGGTGAACCAGCATCCGCAAAGTCCTTTCAACGAATGTTTTCATGGACTAACGGCGCTTCCGTGCGGCGTACCACAATGTGCCTGGAGCGCTGCTGGTTCTGTGATTGCGGAATGTGCCTTATCCGGTAAATTTTTAACGACAAGCTTTACGTAA